In the genome of Candidatus Kapaibacterium sp., the window TGATAACTAATTGAGCGGTGTAAGATACTTCATCTGTAGGATATTCGCGAGCCATATTTGTCCAATTCCAATTTACTTGCTCATCAGTCAATCCGACATCAGTCAAAGTACGCCAGTTTTGATTGTTTCTGGTAATTTCAATTCTTCGCTTTGCAACAAGTTGGTCTTCGATGCCATTTTTCATTTTCCAATTCATTGTGCGTGGTTGAGGTTCAGTGATCGAACCGACGTCAAATACGGGCTTTACTACCTCCCAATCAGTACATCTGATTTCGACACGTCGGTTTTCTTGGACACCGATACTGTCAATTCTTGTACTTGTCGGGTGTGCGGGTTTGCCATGTTTGCCGAGAGTCATACGCGATTCGTCAATTTTCCAAACATCTCTGAAATAGTTGTAAACTTGTTGAGCACGGGCTACGGCAAGTTTTACATCTTTTTCCACTTCCATATCAATAGTTCCGACGATTTCGATTTTTGCATTAGGGTTATTTGTAAGTCTATAACCATAAATATTCATTACGTGATAATACTTGTCGAGAGTACCGCCTAAGATTGTTGTGTCGGTAAAAATTCCTGTTTGGTCATACGAATCTAATAAAATATATCTTTCCGGAATTTCCGAACTTCCTGGCTCGAAGAACACATAGTTAAGAAGCGGATAGAGGTTCCAAGTCTTTGTTTCTTTCATTACAAGACCTCTGAAAGACGCTAACTGTGGTTGCGAAGCTTTGACCATTCGAATGTATTCAGGCTCGTCAACGTCAGCTTCTAATTCGGGTCTTTGACCTAATGTAATTGTAAGTCGTACTTCGTCAGGACGGTTTACTTCGTCCGGGTCTTCAGTGATACCCGGGCGTTCAACTCTTTGCACTACAGTTTTTGTACCATATCTTGGATTGAAAGCAGTTACTTCTAAGTCAACATATGGCAACGAATCTTTAGGATTGCCATAATCTTGATTTGAAATAATCAATTCATGTTCTTTGCGGAAGTTAGTTACACTATCATTGACAGACCTTGCTGTTAATGGATTTTTAACTGTTATTGTAGCAGGGATGAATTCTTGCGAACATTCATCAACGACAGTTGTGATCAAATTCATCGCTTTGAAGAATGAAGGCACAAAAGCCATAAATACGTCGAGACCGCCTTGGTAACCCGGCAAATCAGTACGACGAGAAGAGAAGTATAGTACGTCACCGGAAGCCGGCAATGTAATGAACATTTCATCTTCTTTAGTATTAAGTTGGTCGCCTAAGTTTTCAGGCTTGCCAAATTTGCCGGTAACTTCATCTTTACGTGAAACGTAAAAATCTAATCCACCATAATTTGGACGATGTCCGTCAGAAGAAAAGAAGAGGGTTGAGTTATCTGCTGCAATAAATGGCGAATATTCGGTACCGCTTGTATTGATTTCTTCCAAGTTTTTGGCAGGAAGCCATTCTTCGTTATCATCATCCCAATCGCAATACCAGATATCCATATTTTTCAAAATTGGCTTACCATTACTATTAGGACCTTTACGAGAGGAGACGAAATACAATCTTCGTTGGTCAGGAGAGATTGATGGTTGAGAATCAAAATTGTCTGAGTTTACATTTTTACCTAAATTAATGGGGCGACCCCATTTGTCACCATCAATGATTGAACGATAAATATCGCACGAACCTAATCCGTCAGGACGGTTACAAGCTGTGAAATACAGAGTTTGTCTATCTGCGGCTATCGAGGCGACCCCTTCGTTGAACTCGGTATTTACATTCAAGTAACCGAGACCGGTAATCGTATCAATATTATAAGGAGCAGAAAATACTGTATCGAGCCTATCGCCCTTTTTAGCAGCCCAAAAATCATGCGAAGGTTTACCTTCTTCGTTCAATCTACTTCCGGGTCTGTTTGATACATAAAATAAGGTTCTGCCGTCTGCACTAATTGTTGGTGCATAATCTGCCCCGGCATGATTAATAATTGGACCTAAGTTAATAATTCGAATTCTCTGGTTATCAATGATACCGCCTTGTTGAGACGGGCTATTTACTATCTCGGCACTCATAAGATATGCTTCTCCCATATTATAAGCTAATACAGATTCTGTAAATTCCATACTTTGGGATTTCAAAGTCATAGAACCGATTAGAAAATAAGCCAAAATAATCCATAAGGCTCTGTAGTTGAAACTATGCATAATACCTACCTTTTGTTAACTAATAAAATATTTTTTTATTACAATCAATGTCTTCATCAACATATCCGCATCAGTACGGCATTCTTAAAAATTCAATTTTCATTTATGCAATTTCTTAGAAAATATTTTAAGAATTTGCATTTAAAAAAGTATAAATTACAGCAATTGGAATTAATTCGCAAAGTTTTTCTTGAAAAAAATGAATTTTTCTTAAAAAAAGTGCTATTTTGTTTCGATTTTCACAATTTTAGGCTAAATTCGAACATGATACGCCAAGAATTTACCATAAAATTCTCACCTCTTTCAGAATAATTCGAAATTGGCAACCTGTACATGAAGAATGGACGCAGGAACATCTTGTTATTGACTACGAAATTGAACCCAAGCATAGGTACAATGCTAAATTGG includes:
- a CDS encoding OmpA family protein, which produces MHSFNYRALWIILAYFLIGSMTLKSQSMEFTESVLAYNMGEAYLMSAEIVNSPSQQGGIIDNQRIRIINLGPIINHAGADYAPTISADGRTLFYVSNRPGSRLNEEGKPSHDFWAAKKGDRLDTVFSAPYNIDTITGLGYLNVNTEFNEGVASIAADRQTLYFTACNRPDGLGSCDIYRSIIDGDKWGRPINLGKNVNSDNFDSQPSISPDQRRLYFVSSRKGPNSNGKPILKNMDIWYCDWDDDNEEWLPAKNLEEINTSGTEYSPFIAADNSTLFFSSDGHRPNYGGLDFYVSRKDEVTGKFGKPENLGDQLNTKEDEMFITLPASGDVLYFSSRRTDLPGYQGGLDVFMAFVPSFFKAMNLITTVVDECSQEFIPATITVKNPLTARSVNDSVTNFRKEHELIISNQDYGNPKDSLPYVDLEVTAFNPRYGTKTVVQRVERPGITEDPDEVNRPDEVRLTITLGQRPELEADVDEPEYIRMVKASQPQLASFRGLVMKETKTWNLYPLLNYVFFEPGSSEIPERYILLDSYDQTGIFTDTTILGGTLDKYYHVMNIYGYRLTNNPNAKIEIVGTIDMEVEKDVKLAVARAQQVYNYFRDVWKIDESRMTLGKHGKPAHPTSTRIDSIGVQENRRVEIRCTDWEVVKPVFDVGSITEPQPRTMNWKMKNGIEDQLVAKRRIEITRNNQNWRTLTDVGLTDEQVNWNWTNMAREYPTDEVSYTAQLVITTQTGAECKSDPVTIPVMQVSSTRMVTEGTIDTTRETYNLILFPFDSDNAGPINSRIMEEYVYERCRPSSVIDVIGHTDIVGMYDHNKKLSERRSSFVRNGINKQTGGKYHTLTSNGVGEEDPLYSNDLPEGRFYNRTVQVIVRTPLTEYEGEY